The Nitrospiraceae bacterium genome has a window encoding:
- the mgtA gene encoding magnesium-translocating P-type ATPase, whose product MDGGDPAFWAREPGALFQQLQTGPQGLSHSEAEARRRASATTALKPAASASDLSLLFRQFNSPIILILLAAACVAWFLEDRTDTAIILSIVLVSGLLGFWQERGASRSVERLLAMVQVKSDVLRDGRQTAVPVQDIVPGDIVFLRAGDTVPGDSLLLESKSLFLDEAALTGETYPVEKFPGVLTTEQPLAKRTNSLFLGTHVVSGTGTAVVAAIGTDTEFGRISQHLKLRPPETEFERGVRRFGYLLMEVTLGLVAAIFAINMFFARPVLESFLFSLALAVGLTPQLLPAIISINLAQGARRMARQKVIVKRLAAIENFGSMTVFCSDKTGTLTLGQVRLQDAVDLEGRTSEAVLFHAYLNASFEGSFLNPIDEAIRSHRRFDVAGYRKLDEEPYDFVRKRLSILVATPDGHLMVTKGAWHNVLDVCDRAEAASGAVMLTEAMRLSIERQVRRHSEGGLRVLAVARRQFESQARLTAADEAGMTFMGLLLFTDPPKPGIAATVAELRELGVALKILTGDNAHVAAHVAQEIGLPALRMLTGAELRRMSDEALVSRVTEVELFTEVEPNQKERIILALKKAGHVVGYGGDGINDASALHAADVGVSVEGAVDVAKEAADIVLLEKNLGILAQGIREGRTTFANTLKYVFMATSANFGNMFSMAGASTFLPFLPLLPKQILLTNLLTDIPEMTIATDRVDRELIDRPRRWDIAFIRKFMMTFGLISSCFDFLTFGVLLWGLNAGVEEFRTGWFVESVVSASVIVLVIRSRRPLVRSRPSRPLLLSTALVAAVTILLPLTPLRGMMGLTPLPPVFWGALAIIVLLYACAAELAKRAFYRSIRL is encoded by the coding sequence ATGGATGGCGGTGATCCGGCCTTCTGGGCGCGCGAACCAGGGGCGCTCTTTCAGCAACTACAGACCGGGCCTCAGGGATTGTCTCACAGCGAGGCTGAAGCCCGCCGTCGAGCCTCGGCCACGACGGCGCTCAAGCCGGCCGCGAGCGCGTCCGATCTTTCTCTTCTCTTCCGCCAATTCAACAGCCCGATCATCCTCATTCTTCTCGCCGCGGCTTGCGTAGCCTGGTTCCTGGAGGATCGCACCGATACGGCCATCATCCTGTCCATTGTGTTGGTCAGCGGGCTGCTCGGGTTCTGGCAGGAACGCGGGGCTTCCCGATCGGTCGAGCGGCTGCTGGCCATGGTGCAAGTCAAGTCGGACGTGTTGCGCGACGGTCGGCAAACGGCCGTTCCGGTCCAAGACATCGTGCCGGGCGACATCGTCTTCCTCCGGGCCGGCGATACGGTTCCCGGCGACAGCCTCCTGCTCGAATCCAAGTCGCTGTTTCTCGACGAAGCGGCCCTGACGGGCGAAACCTATCCGGTGGAAAAGTTTCCTGGGGTGCTCACCACGGAGCAGCCATTGGCCAAGCGGACGAACAGCCTGTTCCTCGGCACCCATGTGGTGAGCGGAACCGGCACGGCAGTGGTTGCGGCGATCGGGACGGATACCGAGTTCGGTCGGATCTCGCAGCACCTGAAGCTGCGGCCTCCCGAAACTGAGTTCGAGCGGGGCGTCCGGCGGTTCGGGTACCTGCTCATGGAGGTGACGCTGGGCCTCGTCGCGGCCATATTCGCGATCAACATGTTCTTCGCGAGGCCGGTGTTGGAATCGTTCTTGTTCTCGCTGGCCCTGGCGGTGGGGCTGACGCCGCAGCTTCTGCCCGCGATCATCAGCATCAACCTCGCGCAGGGTGCGCGCCGGATGGCGCGGCAAAAAGTCATCGTGAAGCGGCTGGCGGCGATCGAAAACTTCGGCAGCATGACGGTGTTCTGCTCGGACAAGACGGGAACCCTGACCCTCGGACAGGTGCGGCTTCAGGATGCGGTGGACCTCGAGGGGCGGACCAGCGAGGCGGTGCTGTTTCACGCCTACTTGAACGCCAGTTTCGAGGGGAGTTTTCTGAATCCTATCGACGAGGCGATTCGCTCCCATCGACGGTTTGACGTCGCGGGCTACCGCAAGTTGGACGAGGAGCCCTACGACTTCGTACGGAAGCGGCTGTCGATTTTGGTCGCTACCCCCGACGGACATCTCATGGTGACGAAGGGGGCGTGGCACAACGTACTGGATGTCTGCGACCGCGCGGAGGCGGCGAGTGGAGCCGTGATGCTGACCGAGGCCATGCGCCTGTCGATCGAGCGGCAGGTACGCCGACACAGTGAGGGTGGGCTGCGGGTGCTGGCGGTGGCCCGTCGGCAGTTCGAGTCTCAAGCGCGATTGACGGCCGCCGACGAAGCCGGCATGACGTTCATGGGGCTGCTGCTGTTCACCGATCCTCCCAAACCGGGCATCGCCGCCACGGTTGCCGAGCTTCGGGAACTTGGGGTGGCTCTCAAGATCCTCACCGGCGACAATGCGCACGTCGCCGCGCATGTGGCGCAAGAGATCGGTCTGCCTGCCCTGCGCATGCTAACCGGGGCGGAACTGCGTCGGATGAGCGACGAGGCACTGGTCTCGCGGGTGACTGAGGTCGAGTTGTTCACCGAAGTGGAGCCGAATCAGAAGGAACGGATCATTCTCGCGTTGAAGAAGGCCGGCCATGTCGTCGGGTACGGGGGAGACGGAATCAACGACGCGTCCGCGCTGCATGCGGCGGATGTCGGGGTGTCGGTCGAGGGGGCGGTGGACGTGGCGAAGGAAGCGGCGGACATCGTGCTGCTCGAAAAGAACCTGGGCATCCTGGCGCAAGGCATCCGCGAAGGCCGCACTACGTTTGCAAACACGCTGAAATATGTCTTCATGGCCACGAGCGCCAACTTCGGCAACATGTTCAGCATGGCCGGGGCATCGACCTTTCTACCGTTCCTTCCCCTGTTGCCGAAGCAAATCTTGCTGACCAATCTTCTGACCGACATTCCGGAAATGACGATCGCGACCGATCGCGTCGATCGGGAGCTGATCGACCGCCCGAGGCGGTGGGACATCGCGTTCATCCGGAAGTTCATGATGACGTTCGGGTTGATCAGCTCATGCTTTGACTTTCTCACCTTCGGGGTGTTGCTCTGGGGCTTGAACGCCGGCGTGGAGGAGTTCCGCACCGGGTGGTTCGTGGAGTCGGTGGTGTCGGCGTCGGTGATCGTGCTCGTGATTCGGAGTCGAAGGCCGCTTGTCCGCAGCCGGCCCTCGCGTCCCCTGTTGCTCTCGACCGCGTTGGTCGCGGCGGTGACGATCCTCTTGCCGCTCACGCCCTTGCGGGGCATGATGGGGCTGACCCCGTTACCGCCGGTGTTCTGGGGAGCCCTCGCGATCATTGTCTTGCTCTATGCCTGCGCGGCGGAACTAGCCAAGCGGGCCTTCTACCGGTCGATTCGGCTCTAA
- a CDS encoding membrane integrity-associated transporter subunit PqiC — MPGTTTRLCDSLLAAGLLLLTGCLSVPREEPAAIHTFVLSPDPAEQRAAVESHGAGAPVLLLNLPLARPGFDSARMAYVKRPHELAYYATHQWADAPARMLRSLLLLQLERGAAWQAVVALPSAVRGDYRLDVDQVELVQEFLQQPSRVRLSLRAQLLKLPDYHIVGTREFEAAEPASSEDAYGGVMAANRAVARLLTDLQGWLTGCTNGATRSSC, encoded by the coding sequence ATGCCGGGGACGACGACGCGATTGTGCGACTCGCTGCTCGCTGCGGGATTGCTGCTGCTGACCGGGTGCCTGTCGGTGCCGCGCGAGGAGCCGGCGGCGATCCACACCTTTGTCTTGAGTCCGGATCCGGCCGAACAGCGGGCCGCAGTGGAGTCTCATGGAGCAGGCGCTCCGGTATTGTTGCTGAACCTTCCTCTGGCAAGACCGGGGTTCGACAGTGCGCGCATGGCCTACGTCAAACGTCCGCACGAACTGGCCTACTATGCCACGCACCAATGGGCCGATGCGCCGGCCAGGATGTTGCGATCGCTCTTGCTGCTGCAACTGGAGCGGGGAGCTGCGTGGCAGGCGGTCGTGGCTCTGCCCAGTGCGGTCAGGGGGGACTACCGGCTGGATGTGGATCAAGTTGAGCTGGTACAGGAATTTCTTCAACAGCCGAGCCGCGTCCGACTCTCGTTGCGCGCGCAACTGCTGAAGCTGCCCGATTACCACATCGTCGGCACCAGAGAGTTTGAGGCAGCGGAGCCGGCTTCGTCGGAGGATGCGTATGGCGGCGTCATGGCGGCCAATCGGGCGGTCGCCCGGCTCCTGACCGATCTTCAAGGGTGGCTGACCGGTTGTACGAACGGCGCAACGCGATCCTCCTGCTGA
- a CDS encoding MCE family protein yields the protein MEPKVNYVLVGGFVAFFGALLIGVVLWLGKTDYRGSYDRYHALMRESVAGLSVDSTVKYRGVDVGRVKEIALNPETPEEVRLTLDILHGTPIKTDTIAVLETQGLTGLATLNLTGGSREAPALELQAGQEYPVIKTGPSLFFRLDMALSKLLSDQDVSNLMHNLTMLAEQATGLVGEENRVALRQILNDLATVTHALAAHSDQVDQGILRASQSAGNLAKLTESLNRQVPALLERLTKSAGSLQLMTDELARTSKAVGGVVQGSRPEIEQFTRQTLAETGQLVAEMRQLTATLQQVARQLEQEPSSLVLGRRAGPRGPGE from the coding sequence ATGGAGCCCAAAGTCAATTACGTGCTTGTCGGCGGATTTGTGGCGTTCTTCGGCGCCCTGCTGATCGGTGTCGTCCTCTGGTTGGGGAAGACCGACTATCGGGGGTCGTATGATCGCTATCATGCCCTGATGCGTGAGTCCGTGGCCGGGCTGAGCGTGGATTCCACCGTGAAGTATCGCGGGGTGGATGTCGGGCGCGTCAAAGAGATCGCATTGAATCCCGAGACGCCGGAAGAAGTACGGCTGACACTCGACATCCTGCATGGGACTCCGATCAAGACCGACACCATCGCCGTGCTGGAGACCCAGGGGCTGACGGGGCTTGCGACGTTGAACCTCACGGGCGGCAGCCGTGAGGCCCCGGCCTTGGAGCTTCAAGCCGGTCAGGAATATCCCGTGATCAAGACCGGCCCGTCGTTGTTCTTTCGTCTGGATATGGCCCTGTCGAAGTTGCTCTCCGACCAAGACGTATCCAACCTGATGCATAACCTGACGATGTTGGCCGAGCAAGCGACCGGTCTGGTCGGCGAAGAGAATCGCGTGGCCCTGCGGCAGATCCTCAACGACTTGGCCACGGTGACCCACGCTTTGGCCGCTCACAGCGATCAAGTCGACCAGGGCATCCTGAGGGCCTCGCAGTCCGCCGGCAATCTTGCGAAGCTGACGGAGAGTCTGAACCGGCAGGTGCCGGCGCTCCTCGAACGGCTAACCAAGAGCGCGGGATCGTTGCAGCTCATGACGGATGAGTTGGCGCGAACGAGCAAGGCCGTCGGCGGCGTGGTGCAAGGCAGCCGCCCGGAGATCGAGCAGTTCACACGGCAGACACTTGCGGAGACCGGCCAATTGGTCGCCGAGATGCGCCAGCTCACCGCAACCTTGCAGCAGGTCGCGCGGCAGCTCGAACAGGAGCCGAGTTCGCTGGTGCTGGGCAGGAGGGCCGGACCGCGCGGTCCGGGGGAGTGA
- a CDS encoding ATP-binding cassette domain-containing protein, whose product MQGNDVPIIEVDHVSTKFGSSVVHSDVSLSIRRGEVFAIAGGNGCGKSTLLREIIGLLAPTAGSVRLFGIDSQRLEEADGLELHRRFGVMFQHGALFSSLTLADNVAVPLREHTRLGPDVVREIVAIKLALVGLPPESAGKFPNELSGGMRRRAALARAIVMDPELLFLDEPTAGLDPMIAAGFDELVLRLKELFGLTVVMVTHDLDTLWRIANRVAILGEGQVLGLGTMPELMVSHQPLVREYLQGPRGRAAMEQMGMKDARR is encoded by the coding sequence GTGCAGGGGAACGATGTTCCAATCATCGAGGTCGACCATGTGTCGACGAAGTTCGGCTCGTCGGTGGTGCACAGCGACGTAAGTCTTTCCATCCGACGCGGGGAGGTGTTTGCGATCGCGGGTGGAAACGGTTGCGGAAAGTCGACCCTGTTGCGGGAGATCATCGGGTTGTTGGCGCCGACGGCCGGTTCGGTGCGCTTGTTCGGCATCGACAGTCAGCGGCTGGAGGAGGCGGACGGGCTGGAGTTGCATCGACGGTTCGGGGTCATGTTTCAGCACGGGGCGCTGTTTAGTTCGCTGACCTTGGCCGACAATGTGGCGGTGCCGCTGCGGGAGCACACCAGACTGGGGCCCGACGTGGTGCGCGAGATTGTGGCGATCAAGCTGGCATTGGTCGGCTTGCCGCCGGAGAGCGCAGGAAAGTTTCCGAACGAGCTGAGCGGCGGCATGAGGCGGAGAGCGGCTTTGGCTCGCGCGATCGTAATGGATCCCGAATTGCTGTTTCTCGATGAGCCCACGGCCGGGCTGGATCCCATGATCGCGGCCGGCTTCGATGAACTGGTGTTGCGACTCAAAGAATTGTTCGGGTTGACCGTCGTGATGGTGACGCACGATTTGGACACGTTGTGGCGCATCGCCAATCGCGTGGCGATTCTTGGAGAGGGGCAGGTGCTGGGCCTTGGCACGATGCCGGAGCTGATGGTCTCCCACCAACCGTTGGTTCGGGAATATCTGCAGGGACCGCGCGGCCGGGCCGCGATGGAGCAAATGGGGATGAAAGACGCGAGACGGTAG
- a CDS encoding MlaE family lipid ABC transporter permease subunit: MKPAGGAHVTLTGDGTVVCAGPWTLPYLANLEQFLSALAWPSGRSLRCDASGITAFDTGGAVVLQRTLAACRQRGCAVALEGMKPEHAQLFDIVVSNWSPSGGGALSRPRFVVRLDRFLENRRLHALRALGFLGEAVVTFVRMVASPRRIRWHAILNCLKTDGVQALPITGLLTFLVGVVIAYQGAEQLRKFGTNIFIVDLVGISLLREIAPLIVAILIAGRSGSAYAAQIGTMKVTEELDAVKTLGLSPVNLLVLPRAIALVVALPLLTVYADVLGSFGGMIIALSQLKVSFAEFVRRFEEAVALRHFLIGLAKAPFFAVIIALVGCYQGFQIRGGVDDVGRHTTISVVQSIFLVIIFDAICSILLNWWDL; the protein is encoded by the coding sequence ATCAAGCCGGCCGGCGGGGCGCATGTCACCTTGACCGGTGATGGAACCGTCGTCTGCGCAGGGCCGTGGACGTTGCCGTACTTGGCGAACCTCGAGCAGTTTCTCAGCGCGCTGGCGTGGCCTTCGGGAAGATCCCTGCGTTGTGATGCCAGCGGCATCACGGCGTTCGATACGGGAGGGGCCGTGGTGTTGCAGCGCACGCTGGCAGCCTGTCGACAGCGCGGCTGTGCCGTGGCGCTGGAAGGCATGAAGCCGGAACATGCGCAGCTGTTCGACATCGTCGTATCGAATTGGTCGCCATCCGGAGGCGGTGCCCTCTCGCGGCCCAGATTCGTGGTACGCCTGGACCGGTTTCTCGAAAACCGCCGGCTGCATGCTCTTCGAGCATTGGGATTTCTCGGTGAAGCGGTCGTCACGTTCGTCCGTATGGTGGCGTCCCCGAGGCGGATCAGATGGCATGCGATCCTCAATTGTCTCAAGACCGACGGGGTGCAGGCGCTCCCCATCACTGGCCTCCTGACCTTCCTGGTCGGCGTGGTCATCGCCTACCAGGGGGCCGAACAGTTGAGAAAATTCGGCACCAATATTTTCATCGTCGACCTGGTCGGCATCTCCTTGCTGCGGGAGATTGCGCCCCTGATCGTGGCGATCCTGATCGCCGGGCGATCCGGCTCCGCCTATGCGGCACAGATTGGAACCATGAAAGTGACCGAAGAACTCGATGCGGTCAAAACTCTGGGGTTGTCGCCGGTGAATCTCCTGGTGCTGCCCCGCGCGATCGCGTTGGTGGTGGCCCTCCCGTTGCTGACGGTCTACGCCGACGTGCTGGGGTCGTTCGGCGGCATGATCATCGCGCTGTCGCAACTCAAGGTCAGTTTTGCCGAGTTCGTCCGGCGCTTCGAGGAGGCGGTGGCACTGCGGCATTTTCTGATCGGACTGGCCAAGGCGCCGTTCTTCGCCGTGATCATCGCGCTGGTGGGCTGCTACCAAGGGTTTCAGATCCGCGGCGGGGTCGATGATGTCGGTCGCCATACCACGATCAGCGTCGTGCAGAGCATTTTCCTGGTGATCATTTTCGATGCGATCTGCAGCATTCTTCTGAACTGGTGGGACCTGTAA